A segment of the Desulfitobacterium dehalogenans ATCC 51507 genome:
GGACAGGAATAAATGGTGCGAAGGCACTGGGCTTTCACCTCAATGCTTATCCCAATGAAAAACTGGCGGAGATTATAAGAGAAAAGTCCATTTTCAAACAGTTAGCCGACCAAGGTAAGAAGGTGACGTTTGCCAATACATTTACCCGTCATTATGATGAGATTATAGCTTCCGGGAAGAGGAGACATACTGCTTCTACCTTATCTGCCCTGGCAGGTGGGGTGCGTTTACGTCAGGTAGAGGATCTGTTGCAAGGAAAAGGGGTTTATCAGGATATGACCAATGAGATTCTCGGAGAGCTGGAACAAGAAGCGGATATACCGATAATAGCTCCTTACGAAGCAGGGCAAAACTTGGGCCGCCTGGCTTTGGACTATGATTTTACCCTTTATGAGTTTTTCCAGACGGATGTGCGTGGTCATAAACAGGACTGGGAAAAAGCAGTGGCCTTAGTTGAACAGATTGATGAGTTTATTGGGGGTTTTATGGACCTGGTCCGCCATGAGGATGTGGCCTGGCTTTTAACCAGTGATCATGGGAATATAGAGGATTTTAGTGTTAAAGGTCATACTCAGAATCCGGTGCCTGCTCTGGGCTGGTCCAACAAGCCGGTGGAATGGCCACAGTGGGAGAGACTGGAGGATGTGACGCCGGGGATCGTGAGGATGATATTAGGAATGAGGGAATTGTAGAATGTCAGAGATTATGGATTCGGAGGAAGGCCGGGCCCCTATGGAGCTCCTGGCTCCGGCGGGGAGCTATGAGGCCTTTAAAGCTGCTGTAGAGAATGGGGCCGACGCGGTGTATCTGGGGGGAAGGAGCTTTAATGCTCGAGCCAGTGCGGCTAATTTTGATCTGGATGAACTGAGGCGGGTGGTACACTATGCCCATGAGCGGGAAACGATGGTTTATGTAACGGTGAATATTTTGATTGCCGATCAGGAGTTTCCTGAACTCTACGATTATATTTATAGTTTATACGAGATTGGGGTGGATGCCCTAATCCTTCAGGATATTGGAGTGGCGGAAATGGTCCGCAGTGTTTTGCCGGAGATGGAGCGTCATGCCAGTACCCAGATGACCATCAATACGACCTGGGGTGTTCGTCATGTGGAAAGGCTGGGCTTTCAGCGGGTGGTCTTTGCCCGGGAAGTGACGGCGGAAGAGATGAAGGCCATTTCGGCGAAGACAGCTCTGGATATTGAGGTTTTTGTTCATGGGGCTTTATGTATCTGCTACTCTGGTCAATGCTTGATGTCCAGTTATATTGGGGGCCGAAGTGGGAACCGGGGAAGATGCGCTCAACCTTGCCGGTTGACCTACCAGCTGATGAATAAAGAGAAAAAGGATGTGCTGGCCGAGGCTAACTTAGGTAATCATCTCTTGAGTCCACGGGATTTGAATTTTGTGGAGGAGATTGACAATTTAAAAGAGTGTGGGGCCTATTCCTTGAAAGTGGAAGGACGGATGAAGAGGCCGGAGTATGTGGCTACAGTCATTCGTATTTATCGTCGTGCCCTGGATCACGTGCTTTCTCAAGAGGAGGACATAAACGGTGGGTCAGGGGTAACGGAAGAGGAAAAGACCGAACTGCTGCAGATTTTTAATCGGGATTTTTCCCAGGCTTATTTCCATAGTCACCCTGGGGCGGAGCTGATGAGCTATGCCCGCCCCAACAATAGGGGGATCCGTCTGGGCAGGATTGTCCGGAATAAAGGCAATCAACTGGAGATTAAACTAGAGGCGTACCTCAGACCTGGAGACGGAATCGAGGTCTGGACAAGCCGGGGCCGGGAAGGGATCACGGTCCAGAAGGTTTGGCAAGGCAAGAGGGAGATCGAAGAAGGAAAACCGGGAGATATCGTTCAGATCGAATTTGCGGGTAAATCCCACCCCGGAGACCGGGTCTTTAAAACTCATGATGAGCTATTAATGGAAAAAGCCCGCCAGAGCTTTCAAGAGGGCAGAGAGCAGCGGAGGCGTCCCTTGAAAATGCGCTTATCAGGCTCGATCGGGGAGCCTTTGGTTTTGGAGGCCTGGGATCGGGATAAACATGTCCGGATAAATTCAGCAACTCCGGCTCAACAGGCCATGAAACGGGCCCTAACCCGGGAGTATGTCTTCCAGCAGCTGGGGCGCTTAGGGACGACTCCCTTCCGGCTGGAGGAATTGAACCTAGAGGTGGAGGAAGGGCTCATGCTGCCGGTCAGTGAGCTTAATGAGATGCGGCGGTCAGCTATTGAAAGCTTGCTCCATAAGTCCCGTATCAAAGAAAAAGTCACCAGAAAAGTCTATAACCGGAGACGTGAAGAATGGCAAAATAGACTGAAGCTGGAGCGGGACCAGCTCATAGGGTCTGCTCAAGAGTGCGGAAAAGTTCATTACCGAAGGGATTCCGCTTCTGCAGCAATGGGCCTAACCGTTGCCGTCAGCGATCTCGAGGGAGTGAAGGCGGCTTTAAAGGCAGGCGCTAAGCGGATTGCCATGGGAGGAGAACGTTGGCGTTCCCGCAAAGGAATGAGCTTTGAGGATATTCGAGCCGGCGTAAGGCTTTGCAAGGAGCAGGGAGGGACGAGTATCCTGCGCTTGCCCCGGATATTGAATGAGGAGCAAAGCGCCTGGTGGTATGAGCTCTTACTTAAAGTGAAGGATTGGGAGGACCGGCCTGCCATTATGGTTTCCAACCTGGGTGAACTGGAGATGGCGAAGGCTATAGATCCGGATTGGCCCTTTGAGGTGGATTATCCCGTCAATATCTTTAATGGAGCAGCTGTCGCCCATTTCCTCCGTTTAGGAGCTCAAGGGGTAACCCTATCCACAGAGCTTGAGCGCAGTCAGATTGAAACCTTAGCTCGCTGGCCCAGGACAGAGGTTTTTGTCTTCGGGGATATGGAGATGATGGTCAGCGAATATTGCCCTGTGGGTGCTACTTTGGGAGGCAAAAAAGGGTCAAAATGCACGGTGCCCTGTGTGAAGGAGCCTCATTATTTGAGGGATCGGCTAAACTATGATTTCCCCATTGAGACAGATTTGGATTGCCGGATGCATCTCTATAATGTAAAGAGGTTAAATCTATACAAGGAGTTAGACAGCCTCGCCAAAATGGGCGTGGCACGGATTCGTTTGCAACTGGACCGGGCAACCCCCGTCCAAATTCGGGATACGGTGCGAGTCTTCCTCGAAGGTTGGGGGAGAGCTCTCGAAGGGGAGGGTCTATCCGAGGAACAGGCAGAAAAGGTCAGTGCTTATCTTGGGGAACGTTTTCCGGAGGGATTCACCAAGGGGCATTACTTCCGAGGTGTGGTTTCGTGAGTCAAAGATAAAGGGAGGAAAACCAGAGAACATGGTACTCAATGAACGGGTAATTAAGAAACTCGACTTCGATAAAATCTTAGAACGGCTTGCCAGCCAGTGCATTATGCTCCGGGCTCGGGAATTGGTAGAACAGTTAAAGCCCTATCCTCATCTGGATTTGGTGCGGGGGGCCCTGGAGGAAACCGGTGAAGGCAAGAGTATACTGAGGATTAATCCGCTTTTTTCGGTACGGGGAGCTCGAGAAATTCGACCCTATCTGGAACGGTGCTTAAAGGGAGGGACCTTAACACCGGATGAGCTGCTGCATATTCGGGATACTTTAAAAGCAGCCCGCATCATAAAGCAAAGTCTTCAAGAAGGGAAAACAGAGGTTCCTCATCTTAAAGGAATCATGGAGCAGGTTATTCTGCCCAAGGGTATAGAGGAGGAGATTACCCGCTGTATTACGGAGGATGGTCAGGTAGCGGATCAAGCTTCCCCCGCTTTGGCGGATTTGCGCCGGGGTGTTTCCCGCTTGCAGACGAGGATAAGGGAAACTTTAGATGGAATCATTCGCAACCCCGCCTACCAAAAGATTCTCCAGGATCCTATTATTACCCAGCGCTCGGAGCGCTATGTAGTCCCGGTCAAGCAGGAATATCGCCAATCCTTTCCGGGCATCGTCCATGATCAATCGGCCAGTGGGGCGACCCTCTATATTGAACCCATGGCTGTGGTCAACTTGGGAAATGAGCTGCGGGAAGTCGTTCTTAAGGAACAAAGGGAGGTCCAGCGGATTCTTTTACTCCTCTCATCCCGTGTGGAAGGGGAAGCAGAAGCCATTGCCGATGCTCATGAAGCTCTGGCCCGGGTGGATTTCATTCTAGCTAAAGCGCGGCTCAGTGAGGAAATGAATGCAGGAGCTCCGGTTCTTACCGAAAAGCAGGAGATAAGCCTTGTTCAGGCACGGCATCCTCTCCTTACGGGAAAAGTGGTACCCTTAACTATCCAATTAGGGACTCGCTTTGATACAGTGGTGGTCACCGGCCCCAATACCGGCGGAAAAACGGTAGCGTTGAAAACCATTGGACTCTTGGCAGCTATGGCGCAGTGCGGCTTGCATATTCCTGCCGAATCGGACTCCCGGGTGGGGGTTTTTACCCAGATCTTTGCAGATATTGGGGATGAGCAGAGTGTGGAACAGTCCTTAAGTACCTTCAGTGGCCATATGAAAAATATTGTCGAGATTGTGCAAAAAGCAGACCGGCGCTCCCTCATCCTGCTTGATGAAGTGGGAGCGGGTACCGACCCTACGGAAGGTTCTGCACTGGCTATGGCGATAATCGCTGAACTTCATGAACGGGGAGCAAGAATTGTAGCCACCACCCACTATGGAGCTTTAAAGAATTTTGCCTATAATACGACCCGGGTAGAAAATGCTTCTGTAGAATTTGACTCGGAATCCCTAAGGCCTACGTATCGCTTGCTGGTAGGTATTCCCGGCAAAAGCAATGCCTTTTATATCGCCGGACGGCTGGGATTGCCGGAAGGGGTTTTGGACAGGGCGCGAACCTTCGTTACAGAGCGGGAAATGCAGGTAGCTGATTTAATCGAAAACCTTGAGGATACTCAACGGGAGATTGATTTGGAAAAACGCCGGGCGCGTGAGGAGCGTCAGGCTATTGAGAAAGAAAGTATTGGCCTGAAGGAGAAATCCCAAAAGCTGGAGGACGAGTATCAGGAGCTTATGGCCATGGCCAAAGATCAGGCCGTAGAGATTGTCCGGGAAGCAAGGAGAGAAGCGGAGAGGCTTATTGATGAGCTGAAGCTTGCCCTTAAAGAGGAGCGAAAGGATCAACAAGCTATTGAACGGACCCGTCAAGGGATTCGTAAATTATCCAATAAGGTGGGAGAACAAGATACTCCGGCTAGAGCCACTCAGGGAGTGGACCCCCAAGAGATTAAATTGGGACAGATGGTGTATATGACCAAGCTCCGGCAAAAAGGACAGGTCCTTAAGCTTCCCAATGCTTCAGGGGAGATTTTCGTCCAGGCAGGAGTGATCAAGCTGAATGTCCCTCTCAGTGAAATCCGGCTGATCCAGGAAGAGAAGGTGGCCAAGCCCACCCGATCCGTAGGCGGACAGGGAAAAGTCGGTATGAAAAAAGCCGAAACCATTCGTACGGAAATCGATCTACGGGGGATGATGGTGGAAGAGGC
Coding sequences within it:
- a CDS encoding alkaline phosphatase family protein, which translates into the protein MHFVMIFLDGFGLGTEQDNPIVAARTPHLDELLGGHLLWGHERRIKKEHVFFTPLDPSLAVTGIPQSATGQTTLWTGINGAKALGFHLNAYPNEKLAEIIREKSIFKQLADQGKKVTFANTFTRHYDEIIASGKRRHTASTLSALAGGVRLRQVEDLLQGKGVYQDMTNEILGELEQEADIPIIAPYEAGQNLGRLALDYDFTLYEFFQTDVRGHKQDWEKAVALVEQIDEFIGGFMDLVRHEDVAWLLTSDHGNIEDFSVKGHTQNPVPALGWSNKPVEWPQWERLEDVTPGIVRMILGMREL
- a CDS encoding DUF3656 domain-containing U32 family peptidase, whose translation is MSEIMDSEEGRAPMELLAPAGSYEAFKAAVENGADAVYLGGRSFNARASAANFDLDELRRVVHYAHERETMVYVTVNILIADQEFPELYDYIYSLYEIGVDALILQDIGVAEMVRSVLPEMERHASTQMTINTTWGVRHVERLGFQRVVFAREVTAEEMKAISAKTALDIEVFVHGALCICYSGQCLMSSYIGGRSGNRGRCAQPCRLTYQLMNKEKKDVLAEANLGNHLLSPRDLNFVEEIDNLKECGAYSLKVEGRMKRPEYVATVIRIYRRALDHVLSQEEDINGGSGVTEEEKTELLQIFNRDFSQAYFHSHPGAELMSYARPNNRGIRLGRIVRNKGNQLEIKLEAYLRPGDGIEVWTSRGREGITVQKVWQGKREIEEGKPGDIVQIEFAGKSHPGDRVFKTHDELLMEKARQSFQEGREQRRRPLKMRLSGSIGEPLVLEAWDRDKHVRINSATPAQQAMKRALTREYVFQQLGRLGTTPFRLEELNLEVEEGLMLPVSELNEMRRSAIESLLHKSRIKEKVTRKVYNRRREEWQNRLKLERDQLIGSAQECGKVHYRRDSASAAMGLTVAVSDLEGVKAALKAGAKRIAMGGERWRSRKGMSFEDIRAGVRLCKEQGGTSILRLPRILNEEQSAWWYELLLKVKDWEDRPAIMVSNLGELEMAKAIDPDWPFEVDYPVNIFNGAAVAHFLRLGAQGVTLSTELERSQIETLARWPRTEVFVFGDMEMMVSEYCPVGATLGGKKGSKCTVPCVKEPHYLRDRLNYDFPIETDLDCRMHLYNVKRLNLYKELDSLAKMGVARIRLQLDRATPVQIRDTVRVFLEGWGRALEGEGLSEEQAEKVSAYLGERFPEGFTKGHYFRGVVS
- a CDS encoding endonuclease MutS2: MVLNERVIKKLDFDKILERLASQCIMLRARELVEQLKPYPHLDLVRGALEETGEGKSILRINPLFSVRGAREIRPYLERCLKGGTLTPDELLHIRDTLKAARIIKQSLQEGKTEVPHLKGIMEQVILPKGIEEEITRCITEDGQVADQASPALADLRRGVSRLQTRIRETLDGIIRNPAYQKILQDPIITQRSERYVVPVKQEYRQSFPGIVHDQSASGATLYIEPMAVVNLGNELREVVLKEQREVQRILLLLSSRVEGEAEAIADAHEALARVDFILAKARLSEEMNAGAPVLTEKQEISLVQARHPLLTGKVVPLTIQLGTRFDTVVVTGPNTGGKTVALKTIGLLAAMAQCGLHIPAESDSRVGVFTQIFADIGDEQSVEQSLSTFSGHMKNIVEIVQKADRRSLILLDEVGAGTDPTEGSALAMAIIAELHERGARIVATTHYGALKNFAYNTTRVENASVEFDSESLRPTYRLLVGIPGKSNAFYIAGRLGLPEGVLDRARTFVTEREMQVADLIENLEDTQREIDLEKRRAREERQAIEKESIGLKEKSQKLEDEYQELMAMAKDQAVEIVREARREAERLIDELKLALKEERKDQQAIERTRQGIRKLSNKVGEQDTPARATQGVDPQEIKLGQMVYMTKLRQKGQVLKLPNASGEIFVQAGVIKLNVPLSEIRLIQEEKVAKPTRSVGGQGKVGMKKAETIRTEIDLRGMMVEEASYELDKYLDDAVLTGVGQVYVIHGKGTGALRLGIHEFLRGHHHVKSFRLGQHGEGDLGVTVVELK